AACTAGGCGCTTATTGACGGGTATTGGAGACTTAGGATAGAGGAAGATTTTGGCATAGGATGACGATCATATCGGAGGATGAGAAGAGTGTGGCCCGAGATAGAGAGGGTGTGTTGGCTCGGGCTATCAAAGTGGTAAACAGGAAGTTCAGGAGGAAAGATGTACGGCGGGAAAAGCTAGAGCGAGCGCTTAGCTGTGATAACCAGATGACGTTGAACTCTACGAATCTCTACGCGGCGCAGCAGCAAGAGTATCAGCGGAGGGAGGAGAATGATATAGAGGAGAACCAGGAGCCGGAGGGTGGTAATGACGATATAGACTACGACATCTCAATACTATCGGACGAGATGTCTACCGTGGACGACGCATCTCTGCTTTTTGCGGAGCCACCGCAGAAGCAGTCGCATATGATGTCTATAGTGGTGGGTGCGTTTGTTGCAGTTGGTGGATTTCTGTTTGGCTACGACACGGGGCTCATAAACAGTATAGTAGACATGAGGTATGTGCGGGAGAATATCGCGCCAAATCACGTTGGATTCACGGCGCAGCAGCTGGCCATATTGGTTTCGTTCCTATCTCTGGGCACTTTTGTAGGTGCTCTGTCGGCACCGGTGATATCTGATAAATACGGCAGGAAAAAGACAATTATGTTTAGCACAGCGGTGGTGTTCTCACTTGGTAATTCCTTGCAGGTGGGGGCACATAACATTCAATTACTTATTGCAGGCAGAGTTATATCTGGTCTAGGTGTTGGCCTGGTATCCGCAGTTGTACCATTATATCAAGCAGAGGCTGCTCATAAATCGCTGAGAGGTGCCATCATTTCAACTTATCAGTGGGCCATCACTTGGGGTTTGTTGGTGTCAAGTGCAGTATCGCAAGGAACACATAATAGAAATGACGCTTCCTCGTATAGGATACCCATAGGTCTTCAATATGTCTGGGCATATATATTAGCAGCTGGTATGCTATGGCTTCCGGAAAGCCCTCGGTATTATGTTCTCAGAGATCAACTAGACAAAGCTGCACAATCATTATCATTCTTAAGAGGAGTTCCTATCCATGATTCAGGACTACTAGAAGAACTTGTAGAAATAAAGGCAACATTTGACTACGAATCATCATTCGGCAAAACAACCTTCTGGGACTGTTTTAAATCGAATAAGAGTAGACCTAAACAAACACTTAGAATGTTTACAGGTATTGCTATTCAGGCATTCCAGCAATTTTCAGGTATCAATTTTATCTTCTACTATGGTGTaagtttcttcaatagaTCTGGTGTCGAAAACAGCTACATTGTTTCATTAATAACGTACGCAGTAAATGTTGGGTTCAGTGTTCCCGGGATGTTCCTGGTGGAATATTTTGGTAGAAGAAGTGTGTTGCTATATGGAGGTGCGATTATGACTCTATCGAATTTCATTATCGCTATAGTAGGATCCTCGACACAATCCGTCGTGGCTAATAAAGTTATGATAGCTTTCATATGCTTATTCATTGCATCATTTGCGGCAACCTGGGGTGGTGTAGTGTGGGTTATATCTGCCGAGTTATACCCTCTTGGAGTCAGAGCCAAATGTACTGCCATCTGTGCGGCAGCTAATTGGCTGATTAATTTTGTTTGTGCTTTCATAACTCCTTACATTGTTGATACGGGCGAAAGAAGAGCATTGATTGGACCAaagatttattttatttgggGTAGCTTGAACGCTCTAGGTATTCTGGTGGTATATTTCACTGTTTATGAAACCAGAGGGCTAACCTTGGAAGAAATAGATGAACTATATACAAAATCACCCAACGGTATTGTATCAGCTAAGTGGAATAGGAGAATAAGACACAGAGAAAAAACATATGGCCACAAGGAGCAACAAAATAGAGATAGAAATCAACAAACTACCAAGGAAAACCTACGTAAGAATGTTGTAAATGAAGACATGCTAAGTGATGACCTAACTCCTCGCAATGACTCTATAAACACCCATCATAGTGTTGATTCTAATGAAAAGTATCAAAGTGAAAACACCGATAACACTTTAGCACCCGCAGTTAACGATAGGAGTATGATGGATTTTGGCAATGACATGATATTACATATATGTAATAGAGGTCCTCCATCTATCTCCACTGCAGCTAGTGTAGAAGAGTTTGGCGGAAACTCAACCCAAATGGAGAACCTCAGTTATAATGAAAGTAACAGTGtcgaaaagaaaaaagtggGCTTGTTTTCCAAGTTCAAGCTGGGTTCACGAAAGTCTTCCATTAATGGGACTGAAGAAGACAGCAAACCAAAATCTCCGCAACTGGGTCAAGCCGAATtttctccatctccatTAGATGTGAAGGTATCTGATGATGATCACAATGACTTCGTTGATTTAGGCAATGGTTTTGGTTTGTACAGTGTTACCAGAAGACTTTCCTCAGGAGTACCTGATACAAGTGACGAGGAATCTGCATATGATCTTGGTAATGCACCATCATCAACAAATACTTATAGAAATAGAGGTAACCTGGATTCAATAAACACGTATATGTCACAATTAATTCAGAGTAATACCTATACCAGCCAAAATACAGGGTACTCACAAAACGACAACGATCAGACGCAGCACCATCAATGAACATCGAGCAATGAGTTATAAGAACAtcagttttttttaatcTTGCCTGATTACGATATTGTTCATTTTAGACaattaattaaaaacaaCCTTAATTTTTTCAGTGCCGACGAAAAACTGGCGATAATTTACAACCTAATGTCTTACTGATGTCAGATATTTAGGACCGTTCTTTTACAGACGCAATGCCATTTACTTTAATAttcttattatttgaaagCTTGAAGGTTTAACGACCAtgaaatttaatattcaaCTATTCTTTATTATAAATCAACTAATCTTTCACAAACTAATTTATATTCACTTCATATTCTAGGTATCTTagattctttcaattttcgTCTAATTAATATAGCATGCTCTTTTAGATGTTTTTATGTATTCATTATTCCTTTTGTTTGAGtaaatttatcattttggTTAACAATAAGCACACCAACTATGCGTTAAGTGAATTGTTGAAAAAGTATACAAAAAGgtaagtatatatatatcaacAAGTTTTAGTAAAATCCGATAAAACACTGGTGATAGATCCCTGCTGTATAAATTCATGGTAATTTTAATGAACTGTTTTGTAGTCTTGACAATTGCCATGCTCTTTCACAGGCGCCTATTATCAATAAATCAGTGACCTTTTAAATTTACCCGGTCTTAATCTGAAACATGTTTTAAATCGAAACTGAATTTACACTGGTCAGCTAGATCTGCTAACTGTATCAGCAAACTAGTATAAATAGCAATCTACTTGATCACAGCTTTAATTATTAAACAGCTACTTGATCCATACGTGAACCCACTGGTTCCTGCCAAAAGCGACTAATTCTCCGCtgacaataaaaatataccAACAATCTGCGCCATCGTTGCAGTTAAATATCAGCTTTTATAAGTATTTTACAGTAAAGGTGGAACCAGGAAAAAGATTAGAAAGTATAATAACTGGCGAACTGCTGTTATTTGATTGGATTCACATAGCTTGAGTCATGGTAGAAATTAGAGATGACTTGGTCGAGGATATTGTTGAGTTAACCAGGCGGATACCTATCTTACATATAGAGGAATCCGGGCCCTTACTGGTTGATTTGGCACCAGAAAAGGAATGCTTAACTAACGGGAGTGCCAACACCAAGATCCGCTATGCACAAGCTATACTAGACTCAGTACTAACTGAATTTGGCGGCGGCAATAGCGGCAGCTCATTCTATGAGATACAAGTGCCAGATGGAGACGTTAAAAAGGGAAGGCTAATTTTCAGACAGTTCAGTAAATTAGAAAAATTTGTATATAAGATTCTTTTggctattattttctttgtgtTTGGAATGCTCAGGTATGCACTATATCAGTACAATCAAATGAGGTTATCTTTGTTGCATCTGATATACAACCCATCCAGGATACCCCATTTGATAAGAAGGGATACTTTACGATTGAAAAAGATGCCTACTAGAGTTGCCTTTATATTAGAAGCCAAACCTATTGGACAGGTTGGGGGAGGACTCTATGGTCTTTTGTCAAATGCCGCAGAAGTGGTCTCCTGGAGTGTTTACGCTGGTGTCAAGGAAGTAATCTTATATGATATGGATggttattttcaaaaaaatatattccatTTGGAGGATGAAATATACAGTTCCTTAACGAACTATTCCAGCAGAAATAGCATTCCCAATTTCACGATCTATGTACCTCACAGCGGTAAAACATATAAGAGATATCACACGGGCAATAACGAGTCCCGTGAACATATCTCCATTACAGTTCTGTCTCACATCGACGGTAGACCCACCGTGGTCAACGTTGTGAAATCAATAATACAACTATGTAAAGAATCAAAGATGTCTGTGGGCGAGATATCTATGGAGTTAGTGAACTCTGTACTGACAAGATTGGTATGCGATGAACCAGATCTACTGGTGTACTTCGGCCCTACACTGGATCTCCAGGGGTTCCCACCTTGGCAGATTCGGCTCACCGAGCTGTTCTGGGAACAGGACAACAACCGAGTCTCTTACAGCGTCTTCATTCGTGCTCTGAACCACTACTCCAATTGCAAGATAAACCTCGGCAAGTAATGTATAGAGAATTAGCTAGATAAATGTCCAGGCAATGGAACTTCCCATACAGCAGCGTTACACAAATAGTTACTAGTTACCCTTTAATACTATATGGGAATAGTTCACTAAATACAATTTTTAGATAACACACattatacaaatata
The Nakaseomyces glabratus chromosome J, complete sequence genome window above contains:
- the SNF3 gene encoding glucose sensor (CAGL0J09020g~Putative plasma membrane high affinity glucose sensor, required for growth under glucose-limiting conditions), with translation MTIISEDEKSVARDREGVLARAIKVVNRKFRRKDVRREKLERALSCDNQMTLNSTNLYAAQQQEYQRREENDIEENQEPEGGNDDIDYDISILSDEMSTVDDASLLFAEPPQKQSHMMSIVVGAFVAVGGFLFGYDTGLINSIVDMRYVRENIAPNHVGFTAQQLAILVSFLSLGTFVGALSAPVISDKYGRKKTIMFSTAVVFSLGNSLQVGAHNIQLLIAGRVISGLGVGLVSAVVPLYQAEAAHKSLRGAIISTYQWAITWGLLVSSAVSQGTHNRNDASSYRIPIGLQYVWAYILAAGMLWLPESPRYYVLRDQLDKAAQSLSFLRGVPIHDSGLLEELVEIKATFDYESSFGKTTFWDCFKSNKSRPKQTLRMFTGIAIQAFQQFSGINFIFYYGVSFFNRSGVENSYIVSLITYAVNVGFSVPGMFLVEYFGRRSVLLYGGAIMTLSNFIIAIVGSSTQSVVANKVMIAFICLFIASFAATWGGVVWVISAELYPLGVRAKCTAICAAANWLINFVCAFITPYIVDTGERRALIGPKIYFIWGSLNALGILVVYFTVYETRGLTLEEIDELYTKSPNGIVSAKWNRRIRHREKTYGHKEQQNRDRNQQTTKENLRKNVVNEDMLSDDLTPRNDSINTHHSVDSNEKYQSENTDNTLAPAVNDRSMMDFGNDMILHICNRGPPSISTAASVEEFGGNSTQMENLSYNESNSVEKKKVGLFSKFKLGSRKSSINGTEEDSKPKSPQLGQAEFSPSPLDVKVSDDDHNDFVDLGNGFGLYSVTRRLSSGVPDTSDEESAYDLGNAPSSTNTYRNRGNLDSINTYMSQLIQSNTYTSQNTGYSQNDNDQTQHHQ
- the NUS1 gene encoding ditrans,polycis-polyprenyl diphosphate synthase (CAGL0J09042g~Ortholog(s) have dehydrodolichyl diphosphate synthase activity and role in dolichol biosynthetic process, protein glycosylation) encodes the protein MVEIRDDLVEDIVELTRRIPILHIEESGPLLVDLAPEKECLTNGSANTKIRYAQAILDSVLTEFGGGNSGSSFYEIQVPDGDVKKGRLIFRQFSKLEKFVYKILLAIIFFVFGMLRYALYQYNQMRLSLLHLIYNPSRIPHLIRRDTLRLKKMPTRVAFILEAKPIGQVGGGLYGLLSNAAEVVSWSVYAGVKEVILYDMDGYFQKNIFHLEDEIYSSLTNYSSRNSIPNFTIYVPHSGKTYKRYHTGNNESREHISITVLSHIDGRPTVVNVVKSIIQLCKESKMSVGEISMELVNSVLTRLVCDEPDLLVYFGPTLDLQGFPPWQIRLTELFWEQDNNRVSYSVFIRALNHYSNCKINLGK